A region from the Aphis gossypii isolate Hap1 chromosome 1, ASM2018417v2, whole genome shotgun sequence genome encodes:
- the LOC114130489 gene encoding gamma-tubulin complex component 6-like isoform X2, which yields MSTICSLRVQSVLNKDKDNTNLFEKRNPVDYVYNRSDIVEREKNIPNIFITPEFNRLDDVLYPSSIIKREKDIPNIFNFNSIQAESTNTFDYTDKFSDYPNLFTLHKTYSKPYGCKSDIWEKYCDIAKKELLYSDDKCSHESQEIFVGTNNLEVNESNKVHTCSTVEEEKISSALCFWYISTGINVRDHNIKTYFPQREISSLCIMQDIKLMLINMGTTYFLVDQETLMYKRNGNISISGLTPEMFESATDPILECSNLYKVISSTINKWKEMCDNSIIKAFIFSASNILDDYERSIYAVSNESLLSLVDRLSLITPRLQLLANICCIKTRDCIVIPDHVPCGIKLLNTIYGYLLERRFSNDLFLKMLLYIFESCCLAYFKLLSNWVLKGVLNNEETGMFIQVKPDIEDEDTSSRRNWDRFIINENIEVPIFLNKYKNDILNCGKTINFFKKFNDLNVFLPNLICCFDAVDTQKAYEQFSTYFKYDPDLRAINCVKRMSNCYLYESIVGPNYSKDNTDSHHNKNEIITNVIDHKIYLDSENYELFQMPDWTSVDNIYDFNKPYGFFSDYNDSLKYNGNCFDVINMIDYIPHSILIPARIQKSVCDKKILDMYFVQENLMEHLYYLSQCFFLMNWAFSSKLCTTLFDGIVTNRQQPSNIFNPVKLKSIVDDAIQDSFPRYELHNLTLEMTFIPGLNGIIDISDIECIELNYTPEWPMNMILSNKILLKYRRIFLFANKLEFVSWSLSKAREILNVYKNDTGLQFRKINLFKHWMNQFVSSIQQYYKQVVISTCWSELNENFENVKNYDDLFACHKQYMHTMLKRCLMVVGLKDKLILLNKIYIEILAYYQALVSGQFYLKNSERLHSEFISMEQSFFRFLKLREMFYASVLKTVQTHGNHHAVQLESLITILGPLNNNFT from the exons atgtCTACCATATGCAGTTTAAGAGTTCaaagtgttttaaataaagacaA agataatacaaatttatttgaaaaaagaaaCCCTGTGGATTATGTTTATAACCGATCAGACATCGTAGAGAGAGAAAA aaatattccaaacatatttattacaccAGAATTTAATCGTTTGGATGATGTTTTGTATCCATCAAGCATAATAAAAAGAGAAAA agaCATTccgaatattttcaattttaattcgaTTCAAGCAGAGTCTACAAATACTTTCGATTATACAGATAAATTTTC tgattatcCTAATTTATTTACCTTACACAAGACATATTCCAAACCATATGGTTGCAAAAGTGATATCTGGgaaaaatattg TGATATTGCAAAAAAAGAACTACTATATTCAGATGATAAATGCTCACATGAATCCCag gagATATTTGTTGGAACCAATAATTTAGAAGTAAACGAATCAAATAAAGTTCATACATGTTCTACTGTAGAAGAAGAAAAGATAAGTTCTGCTCTATGTTTTTGGTATATATCTACAGGGATAAATGTCAgggatcataatataaaaacatatttcccTCAAAGAGAAATTAGTAGTTTATGTATCATGCAAGATATCAAATTAATGTTGATCAATATGGGCACAACTTATTTTCTTGTAGATCaa GAAACACTTATGTACAAACGGAATggaaatattagtataagtgGCTTAACACCAGAAATGTTTGAATCTGCTACAGATCCAATTTTAGAAtgttctaatttatataaagttatcAGTAGCACAATAAACAAATGGAAGGAAATGTGTgacaatagtataattaaa GCATTCATATTTTCTGCATCTAATATATTGGATGATTATGAACGATCAATTTATGCTGTATCAAACGAATCTTTGTTATCACTTGTTGATCGTTTATCTCTTATAACTCCTCGCTTACAATTGTTAGCGaatatatgttgtataaaaacaCGGGATTGTATTGTCATTCCAGACCATGTACCTTgtggtattaaattattgaatacaatttatggtTATTTACTTGAACGTCGATTCtcaaatgatttatttctgaagatgttattatacatttttgaatcatGCTGCTTAGCTTATTTCAA attattatcgAATTGGGTATTAAAAGGGGTGTTAAATAATGAAGAAACTGGCATGTTCATTCAAGTAAAACCAGATATTGAAGATGAAGATACTAGTAGCCGAAGAAATTGGgatcgttttattataaatgagaaTATAGAAgttccaatatttttaaataaatataaaaatgatattttaaactgtggaaaaactattaatttcttcaaaaaatttaacgaTTTA AATGTGTTTTTACCAAATTTAATTTGCTGTTTCGATGCCGTTGATACTCAGAAGGCTTATGAACAATTTTCTACTTATTTCAAATATGACCCCGATTTAAGAGctataaattgtgtaaaaagAATGTCaaactgttatttatatgaatcaaTTGTTGGGCCTAATTATTCAAAAGACAATACTG atAGCCATCATAATAAGaatgaaattataaccaatgttatagatcataaaatatatttggacagtgaaaattatgaattgtttCAAATGCCTGATTGGACTTcagttgataatatttatgattttaataagcCTTATGGATTTTTTTCGGATTATAATGattcgttaaaatataatggcaATTGTTTTGATGTTATTAACATGATAGACTATATACCACATTCTATATTAATACCGGCTCGCATACAAAAGAGtgtttgtgataaaaaaatattggacatGTATTTTGTTCAAGAAAATTTAATGGAACACCTATATTACTTATCTCAGTGCTTCTTTTTGATGAATTGGGCGTTTTCATCTAAACTATGTACTACACTATTTGATGGTATTGTTACAAACAGACAACAACCTTCAAATATCTTCAATCCAGTCAAGTTAAAATCTATTGTAGATGATGCTATTCAAGATAGTTTTCCAAGATATGAACTACATAATTTGACATTGGAGATGACTTTTATTCCCGGCTTAAATGGAATTATTGACATTTca gaCATAGAAtgtatagaattaaattatacacccGAGTGGCCAATGAACATGATtctatcaaacaaaatattattgaaatatagaagaatatttttgtttgcaaataaattagaatttgttTCATGGAGCTTATCAAAAGCCAGAGaaatattgaatgtatataaaaatgatacagGCTTACAATTTAGAAAg attAATCTTTTTAAACATTGGATGAATCAATTTGTTTCATCTATTCAGCAGTATTATAAGCAAGTAGTAATTAGCACATGTTGGTCAGAATTAAACGAaaactttgaaaatgtaaaaaattatgatgattTATTTGCGTGTCACAAACAATACATGCATACAATGTTAAAACG GTGTTTAATGGTTGTTGGTCTCAAAGATAAACTTATTctgttaaacaaaatttacataGAAATATTAGCTTATTATCAAGCATTAGTGAGTggtcaattttatttgaaaaattctgAAAGGTTACATTCAGAGTTTATCAGTATGGAACAGTCTTTTTTTCGGTTTTTAAAGCTAAGAGAAATGTTTTACGCAAGTGTATTGAAAACTGTTCAAACCCATGGAAATCATCATGCAGTACAGTTGGAaagtttaataactatacttggaccattaaataataattttacatga
- the LOC114130489 gene encoding gamma-tubulin complex component 6-like isoform X1, translating to MSTICSLRVQSVLNKDKDNTNLFEKRNPVDYVYNRSDIVEREKNIPNIFITPEFNRLDDVLYPSSIIKREKDIPNIFNFNSIQAESTNTFDYTDKFSDYPNLFTLHKTYSKPYGCKSDIWEKYCSYTSVFSLSDFQHPDCAQYLEINISDIAKKELLYSDDKCSHESQEIFVGTNNLEVNESNKVHTCSTVEEEKISSALCFWYISTGINVRDHNIKTYFPQREISSLCIMQDIKLMLINMGTTYFLVDQETLMYKRNGNISISGLTPEMFESATDPILECSNLYKVISSTINKWKEMCDNSIIKAFIFSASNILDDYERSIYAVSNESLLSLVDRLSLITPRLQLLANICCIKTRDCIVIPDHVPCGIKLLNTIYGYLLERRFSNDLFLKMLLYIFESCCLAYFKLLSNWVLKGVLNNEETGMFIQVKPDIEDEDTSSRRNWDRFIINENIEVPIFLNKYKNDILNCGKTINFFKKFNDLNVFLPNLICCFDAVDTQKAYEQFSTYFKYDPDLRAINCVKRMSNCYLYESIVGPNYSKDNTDSHHNKNEIITNVIDHKIYLDSENYELFQMPDWTSVDNIYDFNKPYGFFSDYNDSLKYNGNCFDVINMIDYIPHSILIPARIQKSVCDKKILDMYFVQENLMEHLYYLSQCFFLMNWAFSSKLCTTLFDGIVTNRQQPSNIFNPVKLKSIVDDAIQDSFPRYELHNLTLEMTFIPGLNGIIDISDIECIELNYTPEWPMNMILSNKILLKYRRIFLFANKLEFVSWSLSKAREILNVYKNDTGLQFRKINLFKHWMNQFVSSIQQYYKQVVISTCWSELNENFENVKNYDDLFACHKQYMHTMLKRCLMVVGLKDKLILLNKIYIEILAYYQALVSGQFYLKNSERLHSEFISMEQSFFRFLKLREMFYASVLKTVQTHGNHHAVQLESLITILGPLNNNFT from the exons atgtCTACCATATGCAGTTTAAGAGTTCaaagtgttttaaataaagacaA agataatacaaatttatttgaaaaaagaaaCCCTGTGGATTATGTTTATAACCGATCAGACATCGTAGAGAGAGAAAA aaatattccaaacatatttattacaccAGAATTTAATCGTTTGGATGATGTTTTGTATCCATCAAGCATAATAAAAAGAGAAAA agaCATTccgaatattttcaattttaattcgaTTCAAGCAGAGTCTACAAATACTTTCGATTATACAGATAAATTTTC tgattatcCTAATTTATTTACCTTACACAAGACATATTCCAAACCATATGGTTGCAAAAGTGATATCTGGgaaaaatattg tagTTATACAAGTGTATTTAGTCTATCAGATTTTCAGCACCCTGATTGTGCACAATATTTAGagataaatattag TGATATTGCAAAAAAAGAACTACTATATTCAGATGATAAATGCTCACATGAATCCCag gagATATTTGTTGGAACCAATAATTTAGAAGTAAACGAATCAAATAAAGTTCATACATGTTCTACTGTAGAAGAAGAAAAGATAAGTTCTGCTCTATGTTTTTGGTATATATCTACAGGGATAAATGTCAgggatcataatataaaaacatatttcccTCAAAGAGAAATTAGTAGTTTATGTATCATGCAAGATATCAAATTAATGTTGATCAATATGGGCACAACTTATTTTCTTGTAGATCaa GAAACACTTATGTACAAACGGAATggaaatattagtataagtgGCTTAACACCAGAAATGTTTGAATCTGCTACAGATCCAATTTTAGAAtgttctaatttatataaagttatcAGTAGCACAATAAACAAATGGAAGGAAATGTGTgacaatagtataattaaa GCATTCATATTTTCTGCATCTAATATATTGGATGATTATGAACGATCAATTTATGCTGTATCAAACGAATCTTTGTTATCACTTGTTGATCGTTTATCTCTTATAACTCCTCGCTTACAATTGTTAGCGaatatatgttgtataaaaacaCGGGATTGTATTGTCATTCCAGACCATGTACCTTgtggtattaaattattgaatacaatttatggtTATTTACTTGAACGTCGATTCtcaaatgatttatttctgaagatgttattatacatttttgaatcatGCTGCTTAGCTTATTTCAA attattatcgAATTGGGTATTAAAAGGGGTGTTAAATAATGAAGAAACTGGCATGTTCATTCAAGTAAAACCAGATATTGAAGATGAAGATACTAGTAGCCGAAGAAATTGGgatcgttttattataaatgagaaTATAGAAgttccaatatttttaaataaatataaaaatgatattttaaactgtggaaaaactattaatttcttcaaaaaatttaacgaTTTA AATGTGTTTTTACCAAATTTAATTTGCTGTTTCGATGCCGTTGATACTCAGAAGGCTTATGAACAATTTTCTACTTATTTCAAATATGACCCCGATTTAAGAGctataaattgtgtaaaaagAATGTCaaactgttatttatatgaatcaaTTGTTGGGCCTAATTATTCAAAAGACAATACTG atAGCCATCATAATAAGaatgaaattataaccaatgttatagatcataaaatatatttggacagtgaaaattatgaattgtttCAAATGCCTGATTGGACTTcagttgataatatttatgattttaataagcCTTATGGATTTTTTTCGGATTATAATGattcgttaaaatataatggcaATTGTTTTGATGTTATTAACATGATAGACTATATACCACATTCTATATTAATACCGGCTCGCATACAAAAGAGtgtttgtgataaaaaaatattggacatGTATTTTGTTCAAGAAAATTTAATGGAACACCTATATTACTTATCTCAGTGCTTCTTTTTGATGAATTGGGCGTTTTCATCTAAACTATGTACTACACTATTTGATGGTATTGTTACAAACAGACAACAACCTTCAAATATCTTCAATCCAGTCAAGTTAAAATCTATTGTAGATGATGCTATTCAAGATAGTTTTCCAAGATATGAACTACATAATTTGACATTGGAGATGACTTTTATTCCCGGCTTAAATGGAATTATTGACATTTca gaCATAGAAtgtatagaattaaattatacacccGAGTGGCCAATGAACATGATtctatcaaacaaaatattattgaaatatagaagaatatttttgtttgcaaataaattagaatttgttTCATGGAGCTTATCAAAAGCCAGAGaaatattgaatgtatataaaaatgatacagGCTTACAATTTAGAAAg attAATCTTTTTAAACATTGGATGAATCAATTTGTTTCATCTATTCAGCAGTATTATAAGCAAGTAGTAATTAGCACATGTTGGTCAGAATTAAACGAaaactttgaaaatgtaaaaaattatgatgattTATTTGCGTGTCACAAACAATACATGCATACAATGTTAAAACG GTGTTTAATGGTTGTTGGTCTCAAAGATAAACTTATTctgttaaacaaaatttacataGAAATATTAGCTTATTATCAAGCATTAGTGAGTggtcaattttatttgaaaaattctgAAAGGTTACATTCAGAGTTTATCAGTATGGAACAGTCTTTTTTTCGGTTTTTAAAGCTAAGAGAAATGTTTTACGCAAGTGTATTGAAAACTGTTCAAACCCATGGAAATCATCATGCAGTACAGTTGGAaagtttaataactatacttggaccattaaataataattttacatga